The sequence GTTATCATTGTTGTTCTCCTTTATTGTATAGGGGAAAATTTTGTGCATCTCTCTTGGGATTTCAGAGGACGGTAAAACCACAGCTCCTGGGAGGGTTCCGGGGTGCAGTAAGTGCAGCCCCTGGCCTCCTGCTTTGCATACTAAGAAAACTGCTTGAGAGGGCCTGGGACAGGAGACATTTTTTAAGAATCCCAGTCATCTCTAACCCTCATGAGTAGGGATAAATCTCCTGCTGTCACTCCTCTGCACAGAAAGAAGCACAGCTTAAGAAAAGAACTAACACTTTCAGTATACCAGCAGTTTTTGCCAGGGTGGAGTAGGATGGGGATAGGGAGTGAAATTGTAGACTTCTGTCTTGAAGACAtgtataaaatatcaaatatctgCCCAGGAGGCTCCTTCTCACCCACTCAATTGTGTCTATCTTGCAAAACCCTGTCTTCCAGGATGCCCACTCTGCCTTTGGATTATAGCACTGGATACCTGTGCTGGGAGTTACAGTGTTCCCCATGGAAAGAGGACACACTTAGCGTTGGAAGATGTGGGGTCCACTTATAATTTCTAAGACCTGTCACGTGGGGGCTGTAGGCCAGCTGCCTCATCCTTGAACTTCaaatccccccctccccccgcccccagcacatACTAGCTGCTTCTTCCATGTTTTTATTTAGGATATGGCCTGAGGTCCAGGAGTCACCTCCATCCCCttttccttcactttctttttttcttaaattttattattttaaaaactttttaaaattatagttgatttacattgtgccaatttctgctatacagcaaagtgattcagatatatatgtgtgcatatatttatataatatatatatatatcctttttttatattactttccatcatggtctattccaggagattggatatagttctctgtgctatacagtaggaccttgcatatccattctaaatataatagtttgcaactactaaccctaaactccctgtccatcccactccctctcttggcaaacacaagtctgttctctataagtctgtttctgttttgtaggtaggtttatttgtacttttttttttttttttttttttttttttttttttttttgcttattagggctgcacctgtggcatatggatggtcccaggctaggggttgaatcgaagctacagctgctggcctataccacagccacagcaacaccagatccaaggtgtgtctgcaacctacaccacagctcatggcaaggctggatccttaacccactaagcaaagccagggattgaacctgcatcctcatggaagctagtcagattcgtaaccagatgagtcatgacaggaactcccccatattttagattctacatataagagatatcatatggtatttgtctttctttaactTTGCTTACTATGAAaatgtctagttgcatccatgttgctgcaaatggcattattttgttcttttttatggctgagtagtattccattgtatatgtgtattgtaccacatcttaatccattcatctgttgatggacagctaggttgtttccatgtcttggctattgtgaataatgctcctatgaacataggggtgcatgtgtctttctgaattatagttttgtccagatatatgcctaggagtaggacTGCTGCATCATGTATTagatttatatttagttttctgaggaacctccatactgttttccacggtggttgcaacaatttacactcccaccaatagcgcaggagggttcccttttctccacaccctctcctgcatttgttatttgttgacttattatggccattctgattggcgtgaggtggtacttcattgtagttttgatttgcatttctctaatagtaatgttgagcatcctttcatgtacCTAGTGGCCacccctatgtcttctttggagaaatgtctatttaggtcttctgcccatttatcaattgggttattttgttgttgggttgtatgagttgtttgcatattttggagattaagcccttgtcggttgcgtTGTttacaactgttttctcccattctgtaggttgtctttttgttttgtttcctttgctgtgcaaaatcttctaagtttgattaagtcctatttgtttgttattgtttttatttctattgccttgggagactgacctaagaaaacatttgtatgaatTATGTCCCCCTTCCTTCACTTTCAACACCTAGAAGCTTCTCTATATGATCTCCTTCTCTCCAAAAATTCCAGTCCAGAACTGTGGTCTATTTAGGTCCTTCTCACTTACAAGCTTTCGCTGTCCCTGTAATCTACTGAGGAAACTCTGAGCTCCCTGGTGTGGCTTCTGCTTACCCATCCCCTACccctttcattttccctttgtatCTGAGCCACACTAGACAATGTGCAAGTCCCAAAAAAGCTATTCACTTTTTTCAAATAGGTTTGGCTGCAAGTGACAGAACCCTCTATATCGCAAAGCTAGCttaataagataaaaatgtttttctcatgtAAAAATGTCCAAAGCTGGTATGGGCAGGAACTCAGGCTTCTAGTGTCTCATGCATCTGCCTTTCTATCATGTGACTTCCACTTCATGGTCCAAGATGGCTGCTCAAGCTCCATTCATTACATCTGCTTTTCaccagcaggaaggaggaaggaacaaGGAAAGGCATGACCCTGCCTCTAATAACCGTTTCTGAAAGTCACACTTGCTTATACATCATTGGCCAGCATTTTGTCATTTAGCCATACTTAGCGgtgagagaggctgggaaattATTTCAGATAGCCAAGTCTAGTAGTTTTCACCTTCTGCTCCCAcacttttcttaattttgataGTAATATAATGAACATTTCTGTGCATAATTTCCCCCCAAATATAGATTTTCTTAGATAAATGCCAAAATGTGAAATTACTGAGTCAAGGGTATAATTGCTTTTTTAAGGTTGTTAATAATGCACTTTGCAAGATTGATCCAGCAGGGTTGTCCATTGAGTCTTTATCACAGTCACATTTTGCCCAGGCCAGCCCAAAAGGCAGGGAGCTGGGAGTGTGGGGAGGAAGGGGACTGTAGTTGGATCCCAGCAGGGGGGACATGAGCATAGCTCCTCCTGGTGAGGTTGTTGTATTTGAGGATGCATGttttttcatatgccatggcccCTCCACATGAGCCAGCTGCTTCATTTTGTGTGATCCGTGCCAGTGCTACAGAAACCACTGCCCATACTGGAGTTCCAGGTCCATTTCCATCATCCTCTGTAATAACCACATATTGGACTTTATCAATGATGGAAAGGCTTCCCAGAGATCGCTTTTGTTATGTGAGACtctatttttttgctctttagggcctcacatgcgccatatggaagtttccaggctaggggtcaaatcagagctgcagctgctggcctacaccacagccacagcaatgcaggatcctaacccactgagcaaggccaggaatcaaacccgcatcctcatggatactagttgggtcatcactgagccacagtgggaacttcgaAATTCTGACTTTAAACCTCACACCCCTGATCCCCACACAGGGTGTGACTCCAGGGGACAATACGCCAGGTCACTTTCACTGTACCCTCCCCCCAGTAATCTCAAAGTCTGAGTGGAACCCTTTCTGCTCTATAGCTGATGGATTATGACGAAATGTCCTTTCAGGTCCACACAGTTCTGGCTGGCATCCTTGCCGCCTTCTCACTGAAGTTAAGTGCTACAATCAAAACTTACACACTTTACGGGGCTTCAGATGGTACTTACAATGGGTCGGGTGTTACTAAAAGCCAGTGTTCACATGTGAATGTCTGGGTGACAacttatctatttcttcctgcaGTTGGTCACCACAGAACAGCGCTTCCTCAAAGACAGTCTGTACGGTGAAGGAATCCTAATTGTGTGGGACCCGTCTATTTACCATTCAGACATCCCAAAGGTAAGTGGGTGTCCATGTGAAATTGGGATTGGGTCACCTATTTGTCTACAGATTTCCCCAACATCCTGAGTTTTTAGTTTTGGTTGACCTGGGCCATGCCCGAGGACTGGCCATTTCCATTTTGGGGCCTGCCACTTCATCTGGACTAGCCGTTCAGAAGGATTCCTGTCCTACACAGCCAGGAATTTGTCTCCCAATCACAGCCTGTATCAGGAGTAACAGTGGCTGCACTTGCCACCATGCGGGGTGGATTGTGTTCATGTGATACAATTATTCCTGATGGGCATCAGCAGGAATAGACTGTGGTTACTATTACTCCCATATGTAAATACCACACTCGTCCCATTTCCAATTTCCAGACACATCTCACTCACTCTCATAATCACACAGAAAGCAGACAGAAGCATGGTTGttcccactttacaggtgaggaaactggaaGGTGGAGAGGGGCCACCTGCCCAGGAACTTGATTTACTTAGCAGAGGGCCCAGATTTGCAACCTCAGCTTTTCCAGAGAAGGAGACAGCCTCAGGCCTGCTGGATTCCAGCTCCTCTACAATGGCCCTCTTACTGCTTCTTATGcatatcaactgatttctctctgatacaggctgcaggtgctgcaGGAGAATGGCTGAGGGGAGGAAGGGTGGAAAGCACTGTTCTAGGGACatgcgatttttttttctttttctttttagggccaccactGTGgtatatataagttcccaggctaggggtcaaataggagctgcagctggtagcctacgccacagtgacatgggaactgagccgcatctgtgacctatgccacagctcacagcaacacccaatccttaacccactgaacgaggccaggggtcgaacctgtgtcctcatggatcctcatcaggttcattaccgctgagccacatcaggaactctgggACACGTGATTCTTAAGCCAGCCACACCAGTGGCTGATGGGCTCTGGTGGTCTCTGGCACCCTCTTCTCACTGATCTCACTTTGAACTGAAATTTGCCTGGGTCAGCGCAAGGACTGTGAATCCACAGTTGTGACAAGCTGTGCCCAGGTTTTCTCCTCTTTCAAAGTTGAGATGTGGGGTCAGATGGGGCCAAGGGCCCCTCTCAGCTCTGATATCATTCCTAGATTCTATGATCTTAAGTCTGAAGCTGTTCCAGGGTCCCCATGCTCAAAATTCCCTGTGAGCACAGGCTGTGTGCTGGgtcccctgtgctatgcagcGAGAGCCGTGACCTGGAGGAGAAGTCTGGAATTTGCTTTGATGAAGGGGCTGTTCTCAGGATTCAGCCTTggtccttccccacctcccctcaaGTCCTCATAGGAGGATGCCTGCCCAGGGGCAGCAGGCACTGGCACGCTGCTCTCCTTGAGAagacctcttctttctttttcagtggtACAAGAATCCCGACTACCGTTTCTTCGATAACTTCAAGAGCTATCGTAAGCTGCATCCTGATCAGCCCTTTTACATCCTGAAGCCCCAGATGCCTTGGGAGCTGTGGGACATCATTCAAGAAATCTCCCCAGAGGCCATCCAGCCCAACCCCCCATCCTCTGGGATGCTTGGTGAGTCCAGGTCTGGGAAAGACCACTCGTGCTTGTTTCTAGCAGAGATTAGCTTTCCTCTTTGGTCTTATTCATTCAATTGTTCACCAAACAGTGGCTAGGTTTTTGCTGTGTTTGTACAGTGAGGCAAGTGCCAGCTAAGACACAGAGATCAGTAAGTTAGAATCCTTCTCCTTCAGGGTGTCCAGTGGGGGAGTTCAGTCAGGCGTCTGAGGCAACATTCAAGTTGTGCCAGGAAGAAGCGACCATCCCGGTGCCATAGGAAAGGGGACCCCTACTAGAGGGACTGTCTGAGAACCTGGGtaggctggggagaggggtgagGATGTGGCAGGTGGAGGTGGAGTAAAAGGAAGCACAGACCAGAGGAGGCAGGAAAACAAGAAGAGCAGGGATGGGATTGAATAAGGCGAGCAAGGTACTTAAGGCCTCAGCATACAATTTAAAGAGATAccaaaaaattcagaaacaaatGGTGTCATAATactgcatctttaaaaaaatcacaatcaaTGCAGAATTttacaataaacaaaatatgacaattttaaagacaaaatcaaataataatgTCATGCTGAGCCGTACTAGGatctgaggaaaaagaagaatcaatagtattttattcagattttcaaaAATGTGCTTACTCTTGGGGCTGCCCTAGTCAAGGAGATGGAGCTTGGTGAAGATTTACTGGGTCTGGGGGTGTTagtgtgggctgggctggggtccgAGGGCCCTGAAGACTGCTGCAGACTTTTCTTGGACTTTTTCCACATCTCTCGCCCTCGTGGCCTGTCTGCCCTTTCCTCCTTTTCACTCTGAGTCTGGGTGGACCTCGGGCATGTTCCATGAGGTTCCAGGCTCCATATGTGCTGGACTGCTGCTTTCCACCTTCCCTGCCTGATGACAAACTCCCTCGGGCAGGGACGGTCTGCCTCATCCTTGTGGATCTGGCACAGGAGAGCCCTGAGGTAGATGTTCCTTGAGTAAATGGCAAATAGAGGTGCAAACCCAAGAGGCAAGAAGACACTTCCCACCACCATGCTTGTTCCCATGGGGCTCAGAGGATCCCCTGACAGAAAGAGATGGGGGCTCTTTCAGCACCCCATCGTCTTCACACCTTTTCCCTCAACTTTTCTATGGGTACATTTGGGGCTCTCCTGGAGCCCTTTGAGCACTAGGTGCAAAGCGTCCTGGGACCTCCCTCCCATGGCTCTACTCCTGCCTTTGCCCAGGCTGTTCCCCTAGCCCATCC is a genomic window of Sus scrofa isolate TJ Tabasco breed Duroc chromosome 13, Sscrofa11.1, whole genome shotgun sequence containing:
- the ST6GAL1 gene encoding beta-galactoside alpha-2,6-sialyltransferase 1 isoform X3, which codes for MNSQLVTTEQRFLKDSLYGEGILIVWDPSIYHSDIPKWYKNPDYRFFDNFKSYRKLHPDQPFYILKPQMPWELWDIIQEISPEAIQPNPPSSGMLGIIIMMTLCDQVDVYEFLPSKRKTDVCYYYQKFFDSACTMGAYHPLLFEKNMVKHLNRGPDEDIYLLGKATLPGFRSIHCGA